In a single window of the Armatimonadota bacterium genome:
- a CDS encoding rhodanese-like domain-containing protein, translated as MSRRWIAVLAVVTALAVAAPALGQAPAVVQEALLNYLANIAQDFNSISVQAVKARLDSGEKTFILDVREESEFAAGHIPGAVNIPIRTLGKNLDRLPPKDAMIIVVCRSGMRAAYVTMTLNLLGWTTVKDMAFGMAEWEKQGFPMVR; from the coding sequence ATGAGCCGGCGATGGATTGCCGTGCTGGCCGTGGTCACCGCCCTGGCCGTGGCGGCGCCCGCCCTGGGGCAGGCGCCGGCGGTCGTCCAGGAGGCGCTGCTGAACTACCTGGCCAACATCGCCCAGGACTTCAACAGCATCTCCGTGCAGGCGGTCAAGGCGCGGCTCGATTCCGGGGAGAAGACCTTCATCCTGGACGTGCGGGAGGAGTCGGAGTTCGCCGCCGGGCACATCCCGGGCGCCGTGAACATCCCGATCCGCACCCTGGGGAAGAATCTGGACAGGCTGCCGCCCAAGGATGCGATGATCATCGTGGTGTGCCGGTCGGGGATGCGCGCCGCCTACGTGACGATGACGCTGAACCTGCTGGGCTGGACCACGGTCAAGGATATGGCCTTCGGCATGGCGGAGTGGGAGAAGCAGGGCTTCCCCATGGTCAGGTAG
- a CDS encoding (Fe-S)-binding protein produces MSETVRTETINTALGALERVLDRRLVAALEVCARCGICAEACHVYASDPRPEHVPAARAERVRAVYRRQHDPLGKLFPWLVGAKDLTEPDLDALAEPAFASCTLCRRCTINCPFGVDTALIMRAARAMLTATDRAPEMLVMLADAAIARGEHAEEFREIYREIVAGLEHEAQERLGDPTLRIPLDQQGAEILYVGLSGAHTILPAAIIFHEANASWTLSMFEASNYGLFLGDPARAKAIARRIVDEAVRLGVKEVVLTECGHAYAALRWEAPNWFGGEFPFKVRSIVEVLADYVRDGRLALDPTANPEPVTYHDSCNLARNGGLIEAPRIVLRAAVQNFVEMNPHGKENFCCGGGGGLVAIPEWFETRMRAGRKKAEQIRAAGAPVVATSCENCNLQLTDLNGYYDLNVQVVGLMELVVNALLKARRRHAVPLPEAA; encoded by the coding sequence ATGAGTGAGACGGTGAGGACGGAGACGATCAACACCGCGCTGGGCGCCCTGGAGCGCGTCCTGGATCGGCGGCTGGTGGCGGCGCTGGAAGTCTGTGCCCGATGCGGGATCTGTGCCGAGGCCTGCCACGTGTACGCCTCGGATCCCAGGCCGGAGCACGTGCCGGCGGCCCGGGCCGAGCGGGTGCGCGCCGTCTACCGGCGGCAGCACGATCCGCTCGGGAAACTCTTCCCCTGGTTGGTCGGCGCCAAAGACCTCACCGAACCGGACCTCGACGCGCTGGCCGAGCCCGCCTTTGCCTCCTGCACGCTGTGCCGTCGCTGCACGATCAACTGCCCCTTCGGCGTGGATACGGCGCTGATCATGCGCGCCGCACGCGCCATGCTCACCGCCACGGACAGGGCTCCGGAGATGCTGGTGATGCTGGCGGACGCGGCGATCGCGCGCGGAGAGCACGCCGAGGAGTTCCGTGAGATCTACCGGGAGATCGTGGCCGGGCTGGAGCATGAGGCGCAGGAGCGCCTGGGCGATCCCACCCTGCGCATTCCGCTCGACCAACAGGGGGCGGAGATCCTCTACGTCGGACTCTCCGGCGCGCACACCATCCTGCCGGCGGCCATCATCTTCCACGAGGCCAACGCCAGCTGGACGCTGAGCATGTTCGAGGCCAGCAACTACGGCCTGTTCCTGGGCGACCCGGCCAGGGCCAAGGCCATCGCCCGGCGCATCGTGGACGAGGCCGTGCGGCTGGGCGTCAAAGAAGTCGTGTTGACCGAGTGCGGCCACGCCTATGCCGCCCTGCGCTGGGAGGCGCCCAACTGGTTCGGCGGCGAGTTCCCCTTCAAGGTGCGCAGCATCGTCGAGGTCCTGGCGGACTACGTGCGGGACGGCCGGCTGGCACTCGATCCCACCGCGAACCCGGAGCCGGTCACCTACCACGACTCCTGCAACCTAGCCCGAAACGGCGGGCTGATCGAGGCGCCCAGGATCGTCCTGCGGGCGGCGGTGCAGAACTTCGTGGAGATGAATCCGCACGGGAAGGAGAACTTCTGCTGCGGCGGAGGCGGGGGACTGGTCGCGATCCCGGAGTGGTTCGAAACGCGCATGCGGGCGGGGCGGAAGAAGGCGGAGCAGATCCGCGCCGCGGGCGCGCCCGTCGTGGCCACCTCCTGCGAGAACTGCAACCTGCAGCTCACCGATCTGAACGGCTACTATGACCTGAACGTGCAGGTGGTGGGGCTCATGGAACTCGTCGTCAACGCGTTGCTGAAAGCCAGGCGGCGGCACGCCGTGCCGCTGCCGGAGGCGGCATAA
- a CDS encoding sulfurtransferase TusA family protein has translation MDAVQVNKTLDLKGLLCPIPVVKMAQAIKTVAVGEVIEATATDPGVMADIPAWCRTTGQELVRITRENGVISFAVRRVK, from the coding sequence ATGGACGCTGTGCAGGTGAACAAGACGCTGGACCTCAAGGGGTTGCTGTGCCCGATCCCGGTGGTGAAGATGGCCCAGGCGATCAAGACGGTGGCGGTGGGCGAGGTGATCGAGGCGACGGCCACCGACCCCGGCGTGATGGCGGACATCCCCGCCTGGTGCCGGACCACCGGCCAGGAGCTGGTCCGGATCACCCGCGAGAACGGGGTCATCTCGTTCGCGGTGCGGCGGGTGAAGTAG
- a CDS encoding DsrE/DsrF/DrsH-like family protein, which translates to MAVLTTPSPQTAQQPAAAGEPAAANKLTMIVLSGDMDKVFAAFTIATGAAASGMDVTMFFTFWGLQAIRKPRRTGRSLFGRMLSLFLKDINGIGPSKLNLGGLGRWMFKQMMRAHRVPTLPELRQMAVDLGVKFQACQTSLEVMELRREDLIDEVQDVVGVAAMLELARQSKATLFI; encoded by the coding sequence ATGGCAGTGCTGACGACGCCGTCGCCGCAGACCGCCCAGCAGCCGGCCGCGGCGGGCGAGCCGGCCGCGGCCAACAAGCTGACGATGATCGTCCTGAGCGGCGACATGGACAAGGTCTTCGCGGCCTTCACGATCGCCACGGGTGCCGCCGCCTCCGGGATGGACGTGACGATGTTTTTCACCTTCTGGGGACTGCAGGCGATCCGCAAGCCCCGGCGCACCGGACGCAGTCTGTTCGGTCGGATGCTTTCGCTGTTTCTCAAGGACATCAACGGCATCGGGCCCAGCAAGCTGAACCTGGGCGGCCTGGGGCGGTGGATGTTCAAGCAGATGATGCGCGCCCACCGCGTGCCCACACTGCCCGAGCTGCGCCAGATGGCCGTGGATCTGGGCGTGAAGTTCCAGGCCTGCCAGACCAGCCTGGAGGTGATGGAGCTGAGGCGCGAAGACCTGATCGACGAGGTCCAGGACGTGGTCGGCGTCGCCGCCATGCTGGAACTGGCCCGGCAGTCCAAAGCGACGCTGTTCATCTAG
- a CDS encoding metal-sensitive transcriptional regulator — translation MAQFGPEVARAAGRRLRRIEGQIKGLLRMLDEERDCTEIVQQIAAARGALDRVALDLISAGLENCLRQELTGRPNGQHTLQKLQRTFLMLR, via the coding sequence ATGGCTCAGTTCGGTCCGGAGGTCGCCCGAGCCGCGGGCCGTCGGCTGCGGCGGATCGAGGGCCAGATCAAGGGGCTCCTGCGCATGCTGGACGAGGAGCGGGACTGCACCGAGATCGTCCAGCAGATCGCTGCGGCGCGGGGCGCCCTCGACCGCGTCGCCCTCGACCTCATTTCAGCCGGCCTGGAGAACTGCCTGCGACAGGAACTGACCGGCCGACCCAACGGTCAGCACACCCTGCAGAAGCTGCAGCGCACCTTCCTCATGCTCAGGTAA
- a CDS encoding HAD family hydrolase — MIRAVLFDLDGTLLRLDTGRFIEAYVRLLAQWFSPRIPPERFVPRLLAATRRMLDNRDPAKTTKEVFDEAFYPALGLDAAAMAPFIAQFYERAHPALRSLAAADPAARRAVQVVLDRGRRAVLATNPIFPDVAVRQRMAWAGIADLPFALVTTYETAHFCKPHREYFLEVARAVGCDPQECLFVGNDGVEDRVATEVGMQTYLVTDHLVNPGSARAETAARGGLAELPDFLAAVL, encoded by the coding sequence ATGATTCGAGCCGTGTTATTCGACCTGGATGGGACGCTGCTGCGCCTGGACACCGGCCGCTTCATCGAGGCCTACGTCCGCCTCCTCGCCCAGTGGTTCTCTCCCCGCATCCCTCCCGAGCGCTTCGTACCCCGCCTGCTGGCGGCAACCCGACGGATGCTCGACAACCGCGACCCCGCCAAGACGACCAAGGAGGTCTTCGACGAAGCCTTCTACCCGGCGCTGGGACTGGACGCCGCGGCGATGGCGCCGTTCATCGCCCAGTTCTACGAGCGCGCCCATCCCGCGCTGCGCTCGCTGGCCGCGGCGGACCCGGCGGCGCGACGCGCGGTCCAGGTGGTCCTGGACCGCGGCCGCCGGGCCGTCCTCGCCACCAACCCCATCTTTCCCGACGTGGCGGTGCGCCAGCGCATGGCGTGGGCGGGCATCGCCGACCTGCCCTTCGCCCTCGTGACCACCTACGAGACCGCGCACTTCTGCAAGCCCCACCGCGAGTACTTTCTGGAGGTGGCCCGCGCCGTGGGATGCGATCCCCAGGAGTGCCTCTTCGTGGGGAACGACGGCGTGGAGGACAGGGTGGCGACAGAGGTGGGGATGCAGACCTATCTGGTCACCGACCACCTCGTCAACCCGGGCAGCGCCCGGGCCGAGACCGCGGCCAGGGGAGGGCTGGCCGAGTTGCCCGATTTCCTCGCCGCTGTCCTGTAG
- the thiW gene encoding energy coupling factor transporter S component ThiW, with the protein MSARRLVLSALFAALPVVFSFVPGAIPVAGAKVLPWQHMVNAIAGVLVGPWYAAVSATIAAILRNALGVGTLLAFPGGIPGALVVGFAYRYWKREWTGLLEPLGTGPVGATIGALLVAPALMGRAIPLAALLPAFLASSIPGAVLGVIVLKVLQRAGALRWAVEGGH; encoded by the coding sequence ATGTCCGCCCGCAGGCTGGTCCTCAGCGCGCTGTTTGCCGCGCTGCCGGTGGTCTTTTCCTTCGTCCCCGGCGCGATCCCCGTGGCCGGGGCCAAGGTGCTTCCCTGGCAACACATGGTCAACGCCATCGCCGGAGTGCTCGTGGGGCCGTGGTACGCAGCGGTGAGCGCCACCATCGCCGCGATCCTGCGCAACGCCCTGGGCGTGGGAACCCTGCTCGCCTTCCCCGGCGGGATCCCCGGGGCGCTGGTCGTGGGTTTCGCCTATCGGTACTGGAAGCGTGAGTGGACGGGGCTGCTGGAGCCCCTCGGCACCGGGCCGGTCGGGGCGACGATCGGTGCCCTCCTGGTCGCACCGGCCCTGATGGGCCGGGCCATCCCGCTGGCGGCGCTGCTGCCGGCATTCCTCGCCAGCTCGATCCCCGGAGCCGTCCTCGGCGTGATCGTCCTGAAGGTCCTGCAGCGGGCCGGCGCGCTCCGCTGGGCCGTTGAGGGAGGACACTAG
- the cytX gene encoding putative hydroxymethylpyrimidine transporter CytX yields the protein MAVQTRARPWIQAPPEWGIEPVPAVHRQLGLLDYFALWSSLGVGLLVLLAGTLLVPGLGFRDALAAIVVGTLAGNLLLALAGVIGSATAVPTMVLLRPALGVRGSYLPTVLNVVQLIGWGSFEVFIMARAADGISRALFGLENFVGWAFVFAAFCTLLAIGGPLVVVRRWLERFAIWLVYLSTGYLTWYLITHADLAAILARPGDGSLSFWLAVDLVIAMPVSWLPLVADYNRFARRPGAAFAGTYAGYLVANVWFYALGALFVLALHTTDLVPAIMSLTGGWAALVLLLVDETDNAFANIYSTAVSLQNIFPRARQRWLAVLVGALCFLLAIRVNVLQYESFLFLIGAFFVPLFGVLAADFFVVRRQRYDIPALYREHGPYWYRTGINGWALAAWLAGFVVYQWIVPTEIPGWKALLQSLFSAVGLPFPLSARYPWLGASIPGFLLAAALYLVATPAVRRRDLVQAAAAGPDAPDSR from the coding sequence GTGGCGGTGCAGACGCGGGCCCGGCCGTGGATTCAGGCCCCGCCGGAGTGGGGGATCGAACCCGTTCCGGCCGTCCACCGCCAACTCGGCCTGCTGGATTACTTCGCGCTGTGGTCGAGCCTCGGCGTGGGCCTGCTCGTCCTGCTGGCCGGGACGCTCCTTGTGCCCGGGCTGGGATTCCGGGACGCGCTGGCCGCGATCGTCGTCGGCACGCTGGCCGGGAACCTCCTGCTGGCGCTGGCCGGCGTCATCGGCAGCGCCACCGCGGTACCCACGATGGTCCTCCTGCGCCCCGCGCTCGGGGTGCGCGGGTCGTACCTGCCGACGGTCCTCAACGTCGTGCAGCTCATCGGCTGGGGATCCTTTGAGGTCTTCATCATGGCCCGCGCCGCCGACGGGATCAGCAGGGCGCTCTTCGGCCTGGAGAACTTCGTGGGCTGGGCCTTCGTCTTCGCCGCCTTCTGCACGCTGCTGGCCATCGGCGGCCCGCTGGTGGTGGTCCGGCGCTGGCTGGAGCGGTTTGCGATCTGGCTGGTGTACCTCAGCACCGGCTACCTCACCTGGTACCTGATCACCCACGCCGACCTGGCCGCGATCCTGGCCCGGCCGGGCGACGGCAGCCTGTCCTTCTGGCTGGCCGTCGATCTGGTGATCGCGATGCCGGTCTCGTGGCTGCCGCTGGTCGCGGACTACAACCGGTTCGCCCGCCGTCCGGGGGCGGCATTCGCGGGGACCTATGCCGGCTATCTGGTGGCGAACGTCTGGTTCTACGCCCTGGGGGCCCTCTTCGTCCTGGCGCTCCACACCACCGACCTCGTCCCGGCGATCATGAGCCTGACCGGCGGGTGGGCGGCCCTGGTGCTGCTGCTGGTGGACGAGACCGACAACGCCTTCGCCAACATCTACTCCACGGCGGTCAGCCTGCAGAACATCTTCCCCCGCGCCCGGCAGCGGTGGCTGGCCGTGCTCGTCGGCGCCCTCTGCTTCCTGCTGGCGATCCGGGTGAACGTCCTGCAGTATGAGAGCTTCCTGTTCCTCATCGGAGCCTTCTTCGTCCCGCTCTTCGGTGTGCTGGCCGCGGACTTCTTCGTGGTGCGCCGGCAGCGTTACGACATCCCCGCCCTGTACCGGGAGCACGGCCCCTACTGGTACCGGACCGGCATCAACGGGTGGGCGCTGGCGGCCTGGCTGGCCGGTTTCGTGGTCTACCAGTGGATCGTGCCCACGGAAATTCCCGGCTGGAAGGCGTTGCTCCAGAGCCTCTTCAGTGCCGTCGGCCTGCCCTTTCCGTTGAGCGCGCGCTATCCGTGGCTCGGGGCGTCGATCCCCGGGTTCCTCCTCGCCGCCGCGCTGTATCTGGTCGCCACACCTGCCGTGCGGCGCCGTGATCTGGTGCAGGCGGCCGCCGCGGGGCCAGATGCGCCGGATTCCCGATGA
- the thiM gene encoding hydroxyethylthiazole kinase encodes MTPSPSPEAVFGGRLLDEIRRRRPIIHHLANFVTMNDVAAATRAVGAMPIMAMSPAEVEEVAGRADALVISLGTPTDDRLKAIDLAVTVARRRGIPVIIDPVGAGASGLRTERALAVIRAIPRPIIRANPAEAAALVGEAADLRGVESIGAADPAALALKLVREGGVAVITGRRDIITDGRRTLAVDNGHAWLAALPGAGCMATAVVGAFAAVGSGDAVTAAAAGIASFGLAAEQAAGRARGPGTLKPALLDALFAMTGRELAAGMRCVPVTSPAAPPAPRRTTRAPR; translated from the coding sequence ATGACCCCCTCCCCGTCGCCCGAAGCGGTGTTCGGTGGCCGGCTGCTCGATGAGATCCGCCGCCGCCGTCCCATCATCCACCACCTGGCGAACTTCGTGACGATGAACGATGTGGCCGCGGCCACGCGCGCCGTCGGGGCGATGCCCATCATGGCGATGAGTCCGGCGGAGGTTGAGGAGGTCGCGGGCCGGGCCGACGCGCTGGTCATCAGCCTGGGGACGCCGACCGACGACCGTCTAAAGGCCATCGACCTGGCCGTCACCGTGGCCCGAAGGCGCGGCATCCCCGTGATCATCGACCCCGTGGGCGCGGGGGCGTCCGGACTGCGCACGGAGCGGGCGTTGGCCGTGATCCGCGCCATCCCCCGGCCGATCATCCGGGCCAACCCGGCCGAAGCCGCGGCGCTGGTGGGCGAGGCCGCGGACCTCCGGGGGGTGGAGTCCATCGGTGCGGCCGACCCCGCGGCCCTGGCCCTCAAACTGGTCCGGGAAGGCGGTGTGGCGGTGATCACGGGACGGCGCGACATCATCACCGACGGCAGGCGGACGCTGGCCGTCGACAACGGCCATGCCTGGCTGGCCGCCCTGCCGGGCGCGGGCTGCATGGCCACGGCGGTTGTCGGGGCCTTCGCCGCGGTCGGGAGCGGGGACGCTGTAACCGCGGCCGCCGCGGGGATCGCCTCGTTCGGCCTGGCCGCCGAACAGGCCGCCGGCCGGGCCCGGGGACCGGGGACGCTCAAGCCCGCCCTTCTCGATGCGCTGTTTGCGATGACGGGGAGGGAACTGGCGGCCGGGATGCGGTGCGTGCCCGTGACCTCACCGGCCGCACCTCCTGCTCCGCGGAGGACAACCCGTGCGCCGCGTTGA
- the thiE gene encoding thiamine phosphate synthase, whose amino-acid sequence MRRVDYSVYVITDRSIGGGRSHEEMVAAAIAGGATIVQVREKRLPTRAFVEAVARARAVAVAAGIPLIVNDRVDVALAVDADGVHVGPDDLPVAVARRLLGRHKIVGASAGTVEEAVAAERDGATYLGVGSVFATSSKPDAGAPIGVAALQEIVRAVRIPVVGIGGITAANASRVIAAGASGVAVISSVVGADDITAATRRLVEVVRAARHATASG is encoded by the coding sequence GTGCGCCGCGTTGACTACAGCGTCTATGTGATCACCGACCGCAGCATCGGGGGCGGCCGCAGCCACGAGGAGATGGTTGCCGCCGCCATCGCCGGCGGGGCCACGATCGTCCAGGTGCGAGAAAAGCGCCTGCCCACGCGGGCCTTCGTCGAGGCGGTGGCGCGTGCGCGCGCCGTCGCCGTCGCGGCGGGGATCCCCCTGATCGTCAACGACCGGGTCGATGTGGCGCTGGCGGTCGATGCGGACGGCGTCCACGTCGGTCCCGACGACCTCCCGGTGGCGGTGGCACGGCGGCTGCTGGGTCGGCACAAGATCGTGGGCGCCTCGGCGGGGACGGTGGAAGAAGCGGTGGCCGCCGAGCGCGACGGCGCCACCTACCTGGGGGTCGGCAGCGTCTTTGCCACATCGTCGAAACCCGATGCCGGCGCGCCGATCGGCGTCGCCGCGCTGCAGGAGATTGTCCGCGCCGTCCGCATCCCCGTTGTCGGCATCGGCGGGATCACCGCGGCCAATGCTTCCCGGGTGATCGCCGCCGGCGCATCCGGCGTGGCCGTGATCTCGTCGGTCGTGGGTGCAGACGACATCACCGCGGCAACGCGACGGCTCGTGGAGGTGGTCCGTGCGGCCCGACACGCAACTGCGTCTGGCTGA
- the thiL gene encoding thiamine-phosphate kinase yields the protein MRPDTQLRLAELGEAGVLEAIRRIATTTDPDVIVGVGDDGAVVRCPAGRHLVATCDIQIDGVHFRRATAAAFDIGWKAMAINLSDVAAMGGIPRFALVSLALPTDLALAWVEELYHGLTGIGGRHGVSVIGGNLSRTAGPLTVDVTVLGEVEPHALVRRTGARPGDAVLVTGDLGASGAGRRLAERGLRFPGSDRLIAAHLRPSPRMDEGRVAALSGWATAMIDLSDGLALDLSRLCDAGGLGVRLDARALPIGEDVRRAAALLGMEALELALFGGEDYELLIASPPTRAADLARRITAQTGTPVTAIGTFVPPEDGRQLITADGPTPILARGWDHFGEAR from the coding sequence GTGCGGCCCGACACGCAACTGCGTCTGGCTGAACTGGGGGAAGCAGGAGTGCTGGAGGCGATCCGGCGCATCGCGACCACCACCGATCCCGACGTCATCGTCGGCGTGGGGGACGATGGGGCGGTGGTGCGCTGTCCTGCCGGCCGCCACTTGGTCGCCACCTGCGACATCCAGATCGACGGCGTGCACTTCCGACGGGCCACCGCCGCGGCCTTCGACATCGGCTGGAAGGCGATGGCCATCAACCTCAGCGATGTGGCAGCGATGGGGGGCATCCCGCGGTTCGCCCTGGTCTCGCTGGCCCTGCCGACGGACTTGGCCCTGGCCTGGGTGGAAGAGCTGTACCACGGGTTGACCGGGATCGGCGGCCGGCACGGGGTCTCCGTGATCGGCGGAAACCTCTCCCGCACCGCGGGGCCGCTCACTGTGGACGTGACGGTTCTGGGAGAGGTCGAGCCCCACGCCCTCGTCCGTCGCACCGGGGCGCGGCCCGGGGACGCCGTGCTGGTCACCGGGGATCTGGGGGCCTCCGGAGCGGGACGGCGGCTCGCCGAGCGGGGCCTCCGCTTTCCCGGCAGCGACCGCCTGATCGCCGCGCACCTGCGGCCCTCCCCCCGGATGGACGAAGGGCGGGTGGCCGCGCTGTCGGGGTGGGCCACGGCGATGATCGACCTCTCCGACGGCCTGGCCCTGGACCTGAGCCGACTGTGCGATGCCGGAGGCCTCGGCGTCCGCCTCGACGCCCGGGCCCTCCCCATCGGCGAGGATGTGCGGCGCGCCGCGGCGCTCCTGGGAATGGAGGCCCTTGAGCTCGCGCTGTTCGGCGGGGAGGACTACGAACTGCTCATCGCCTCGCCGCCGACCCGCGCCGCGGATCTGGCCCGACGCATCACCGCGCAGACGGGGACGCCGGTGACGGCCATCGGGACCTTCGTGCCCCCGGAGGACGGACGGCAGCTGATCACCGCCGACGGGCCGACCCCGATCCTCGCCCGGGGCTGGGACCACTTCGGGGAGGCGCGGTGA
- the thiD gene encoding bifunctional hydroxymethylpyrimidine kinase/phosphomethylpyrimidine kinase, which yields MVIPRALTIAGSDSGGGAGIQADLKTFAALGVFGTSAITALTAQNTCAVTAVVELDPQFVAAQIDAVAGDIGVDAAKTGMLANAAIIETVAQKVREHRIERLVVDPVMVAKSGASLLRPEAVEALRRLLLPLALVVTPNLPEASVLVGHPIRTEAEMEAAARRILTLGPRTVVVKGGHLQGSAEALDLFFDGQRFRRFVAPRIPTTNTHGTGCVFSAAIAAGLAQGLAPAEAVARAKRFVTLAIKGGLPLGRGHGPANPMAGWPRAGPGRRRARSEKPKEAG from the coding sequence ATGGTCATCCCGAGGGCGCTGACGATCGCCGGCTCGGATTCCGGGGGCGGCGCGGGCATCCAGGCCGACCTGAAGACCTTCGCCGCCCTGGGTGTCTTCGGGACCAGCGCCATCACGGCGCTGACGGCGCAGAATACCTGCGCCGTCACGGCGGTCGTGGAACTGGACCCGCAGTTCGTGGCGGCACAGATCGACGCCGTGGCCGGGGACATCGGCGTGGATGCAGCGAAGACCGGGATGCTGGCCAACGCCGCCATCATCGAGACCGTAGCGCAAAAGGTCCGAGAGCACCGCATCGAGCGCCTGGTGGTCGATCCCGTGATGGTGGCGAAGAGCGGCGCCTCCCTCCTGCGTCCGGAGGCGGTGGAGGCCCTCCGTCGGCTGCTGCTGCCGCTGGCCCTGGTGGTCACGCCCAATCTCCCCGAGGCCTCGGTTCTGGTCGGACACCCGATCCGGACCGAGGCGGAGATGGAGGCGGCGGCGCGCCGCATCCTGACGCTGGGACCCCGGACCGTGGTGGTGAAGGGCGGCCACCTGCAGGGAAGCGCCGAGGCGCTGGACCTGTTCTTCGACGGGCAGCGATTCCGCCGCTTCGTCGCCCCGCGCATCCCGACCACGAACACCCACGGGACCGGATGCGTGTTCTCGGCGGCGATCGCCGCAGGGCTGGCGCAGGGACTGGCCCCGGCGGAGGCCGTGGCGCGGGCGAAGCGATTTGTGACCCTGGCGATCAAAGGCGGCCTGCCGCTGGGACGAGGGCACGGCCCGGCCAACCCCATGGCCGGATGGCCGCGAGCCGGTCCCGGACGGCGCCGCGCAAGAAGCGAAAAACCGAAGGAGGCCGGCTGA
- a CDS encoding ECF transporter S component yields MKPREIAVGGLLTALALLIPFAFRGTPLQLFIPTLQYSATFASHVPSMLAMLVGPAVAAMVGVGSALGFTITLNPVIGARAFTHAVWGVLGAVMIRRRASFWLALLAALPVHALGEGAVVWWLGPGLQAGTLVAAGTVAHHTIDSIISLAVFRLVLPALRPQPAE; encoded by the coding sequence ATGAAACCCCGGGAGATTGCCGTCGGCGGGTTGCTCACGGCGCTGGCGCTGCTCATTCCCTTCGCCTTCCGCGGGACGCCGCTGCAGCTGTTCATTCCCACGTTGCAGTACTCCGCGACCTTCGCCTCCCACGTGCCCTCGATGCTGGCCATGCTGGTCGGTCCCGCGGTGGCGGCGATGGTCGGCGTGGGGTCGGCCCTGGGATTCACCATCACATTGAATCCGGTTATCGGCGCGCGCGCCTTCACCCATGCCGTCTGGGGCGTGCTGGGGGCGGTGATGATCCGGCGCCGCGCGTCCTTCTGGCTGGCCCTGCTGGCCGCCCTGCCGGTCCACGCTCTGGGGGAAGGCGCGGTCGTCTGGTGGTTGGGCCCCGGGCTTCAGGCCGGCACCCTGGTCGCCGCCGGCACGGTGGCCCACCACACGATCGATTCCATCATCAGCCTGGCCGTCTTTCGGCTGGTCCTGCCGGCCCTGCGCCCGCAGCCGGCAGAGTGA